In Arachis stenosperma cultivar V10309 chromosome 1, arast.V10309.gnm1.PFL2, whole genome shotgun sequence, one DNA window encodes the following:
- the LOC130983889 gene encoding uncharacterized protein LOC130983889, translating into MPFGLKNAGATYQRLMNRIFHDLIGKTVEVYVDDILAKTTRPDDLLNDLASVFASLRQHGMRLNPLKCAFAMEAGKFLGFMITQRGVEANPEKCQAILQMKSPGCIKDVQRLAGRLTSLSRFLGASATKALPFFNLMKKGMAFEWTPACEEAFQHFKEILAAPPVLGKPKDGEPLYLYLAITSEALAAVLPRQAIKAQAMADFLVEVTGDPGENMGTRWKLHVDGASNQTFGGAGIILESPIGVVYEQSVRFEFTISNNQAEYEALIGGLALAAEVGARRLDICSDSQVVTSQVNGSYQAKDPLLQKYLEKVKSLSQKFEEITVHHVPRERNTRADLLSKLASTKPGEGNRSLIQGMTREPAITLHVTSLGPSWLDPIINFLEHGQVPGDEKDAAKSRREAAKYAVIQGQLFKKGLSQPLLKCLHPDQTDYVLREVHEGCCGHHIGGKALARKLIRTGYYWPSMMADSKEFVKKCVKCQQNANFARAPASELSLLTTSRPFAQWGVDLLGPFPVGPGQVITRFGIPEVVISDNGTQFTDKKFTEFLSGLGIRQRFSSVEHPQTNGQVESANKVILSGLKKRLDNKKGAWAEELATVLWSYRTTEQSSIKETPFRLTYGVDAVIPVEIGEPSPRLLLKGVEETVEKDLIDEARAMAHLTETALKQRVALRYNTKVLKREFEPNDLVLRRNDIGLPTPGDGKLAANWEGPYKVKKVMGKGAFKLEKFDGKEVPRTWNADNLRRFYP; encoded by the exons ATGCCGTTCGGCTTGAAAAATGCGGGGGCaacatatcaaaggctgatgaacagaATATTCCACGACCTCATAGGGAAAACGGTTGAAGTTTATGTGGACGACATCCTAGCAAAAACAACACGACCTGACGACCTCCTGAACGACCTGGCAAGTGTATTTGCGTCTCTCCGTCAACACGGTATGAGGCTGAACCCCCTCAAGTGCGCCTTTGCCATGGAGGCCGGCAAGTTCCTGGGATTCatgataactcagagaggggtagaagctaacccggagaaatgccagGCAATACTCCAGATGAAGAGCCCTGGTTGCATCAAGGACGTCCAGAGGTTGGCAGGACGGTTAACCTCACTATCTCGATTTCTCGGGGCTTCGGCGACAAAGGCCCTGCCATTTTtcaacctcatgaagaaagggatggcgTTTGAGTGGACACCCGCATGTGAAGAAGCCTTTCaacacttcaaggaaatcctggCGGCACCTCCCGTTCTCGGGAAGCCAAAGGACGGGGAACCACTATACCTATACCTCGCTATAACAAGCGAAGCCCTGGCCGCAGTTCTG ccccggcaagccatcaaggcgcaAGCCATGGCGGATTTTTTAGTTGAAGTAACGGGAGACCCAGGCGAAAACATGGGaacacggtggaagctccatgtggacggagcctccaaccagacctTCGGAGGTGCCGGAATCATCCTGGAAAGCCCGATTGGGGTCGTATACGAACAGTCGGTTAGGTTCGAGTTTACcatctcgaacaaccaagcagaatacgaagccctcataGGAGGCTTAGCCCTAGCGGCAGAGGTCGGCGCGAGAAGGCTGGATATATGCAGCGATTCCCAAGTCGTCACTTCCCAAGTAAACGgtagctaccaggccaaagacccctTGCTACAAAAGTACTTGGAAAAGGTTAAAAGCTTGAGTCAAAAGTTCGAAGAGATCACGGTCCACCACGTACCCAGAGAAAGAAACACACGGGCAGACCTCCTATCAAAGTTGGCCAGCACAAAGCCAGGGGAGGGGAAccggtctctcatccaaggcatgACAAGAGAACCAGCAATCACACTGCACGTAACAAGCCTAGGTCCTtcatggctagaccccatcaTCAACTTCCTAGAACACGGCCAAGTCCCTGGTGATGAAAAGGATGCGGCGAAGTCAAGGAGAGAAGCGGCCAAATACGCCGTCATCCAAGGACAGCTATTCAAGAAAGGGCTCAGCCAACCCCTACTCAAGTGCCTACACCCCGACCAGACAGACtacgtcctcagggaagtccaTGAGGGCTGCTGTGGGCACCACATCGGAGGCAAAGCCCTAGCAAGAAAATTAATCCGAACTGGATACTACTGGCCGTCGATGATGGCAGATTCCAAAGAGTTTGTCAAAAAGTGTGTAAAGTGCCAacagaacgccaactttgccaGGGCGCCGGCCTCAGAGTTAAGCTTGCTAACGACCTCCCGGCCATTCGCTCAGTGGGGAGTCGACCTCTTAGGACCCTTCCCGGTCGGCCCTGGGCAG gtgataacaCGATTCGGGATACCGGAagtcgtcatctcggacaaTGGTACACAGTTTACTGACAAAAAGTTCACGGAATTTCTCAGCGGCCTGGGTATAAGGCAAAGGTTCTCTTCGGTAGAACACCCTCAGACGAACGGACAGGTAGAATCCGCCAACAAGGTTATCCTCTCAGGGCTgaaaaagaggttggacaaTAAAAAGGGCGCGTGGGCCGAAGAACTAGCAACGGTTCTCTGGTCCTACCGGACAACCGAGCAATCCTCCATCAAGGAAACTCCTTTCCGACTAACGTACGGGGTGGATGCAGTAATACCCGTAGAGATCGGTGAACCGAGTCCGCGGTTGCTTTTGAAAGGAGTGGAGGAAACCGTGGAAAAGGACCTGATAGATGAAGCTCGGGCAATGGCCCATTTGACAGAAACGGCGCTGAAGCAAAGAGTGGCCCTgcgctacaacaccaaagtgctcaaaAGGGAGTTCGAGCCAAACGACCTCGTCTTAAGGCGAAATGATATCGGCCTGCCGACCCCCGGAGATGGCAAGCTAGCggcaaactgggaaggcccCTACAAAGTCAAAAAGGTGATGGGAAAAGGAGCCTTTAAGTTAGAAAAGTTTGATGGCAAGGAGGTCCCGAGGACATGGAACGCGGACAACCTTAGAAGATTCTACCCCTAG
- the LOC130939826 gene encoding uncharacterized protein LOC130939826 translates to MNGAPNAIVKGSAHHNSSSPTLNLDAKAPPPDSSLLLLTKSPREGVSYWACSKLCAICFVAGVVFGYTLRGRVKRWASALLRKL, encoded by the exons ATGAACGGCGCTCCGAATGCTATCGTTAAGGGTTCCGCCCATCACAATTCGTCGTCTCCAACCCTCAATTTGGATGCAAAAGCGCCACCGCCTGATTCCTCCCTTCTTTTGCTTACTAAATCTCCCAG AGAAGGAGTGTCTTACTGGGCATGCTCAAAGCTTTGTGCAATTTGCTTTGTTGCTGGAGTTGTTTTTGGTTATACACTTAGAGGACGTGTTAAGCGTTGGGCTTCCGCACTTCTCAGAAAACTTTAG
- the LOC130952776 gene encoding probable flavin-containing monooxygenase 1, with translation MALFHDDKGEKKEAIIIRSKIGIIGAGVSGIAAAKQLRQHNPIVFEATDSIGGVWRHCSFNSTKLQSQRRDYEFTDYPWPNNRDNSDFPTHLEILDYLHSYANHFDILKTISFNSKVLHIRFLGSHARPFWHLAVQNTLSHTIQWYGFEFVVICMGKYGDVAQIPAFPRSKGPETFKGKVLHTLDYCKLNNEEATQLFKGKNVAVVGFKKSAIDLAMECALANQGCEGQRCTMVVRTAHWTVPHYWVWGLPLSIFYTNRSSQFLHERPNQGFIKTLLTLLLSPMRRGMSKFIESYLLWKLPLEKYGLIPDHSFDEDYASCQMAILPENFFSEAEKGKIAFKKASSKWWFWEGGIEFDDNTKLEADVVVLATGYDGKQKLKSIMEEPFRSLLDYPSASGVMPLYRGTIHPLIPNMAFLGYVESVANLHSSEIRSLWLSALLDQKFMLPTVPDMLAHTLEEVEVMKRTSRFYKRHCISTYSINHTDQICHDLGWTSWRKNNWLAEAFSHYSSEDYQNKH, from the exons ATGGCTTTGTTCCATGATGATAAGGGTGAAAAGAAGGAAGCAATAATAATAAGATCGAAAATCGGAATAATAGGAGCTGGAGTGAGTGGGATAGCGGCGGCAAAACAGCTGCGGCAGCACAACCCCATTGTGTTTGAGGCCACTGACTCCATTGGCGGGGTTTGGAGGCATTGCTCCTTCAACTCCACTAAGCTCCAATCTCAGCGCCGTGATTACGAGTTCACTGACTACCCTTGGCCCAACAACAGAGACAACTCTGACTTCCCCACACACTTGGAGATTTTGGATTACCTTCACTCCTATGCCAACCACTTTGACATTCTCAAAACCATTTCCTTCAACTCTAAGGTCCTTCACATCCGCTTTCTTGGCTCTCATGCTCGCCCTTTCTGGCATCTTGCTGTACAGAACACCCTCTCACACACCATTCAG TGGTACGGGTTCGAGTTTGTGGTGATTTGTATGGGAAAGTATGGGGACGTAGCTCAGATTCCGGCGTTCCCACGGAGTAAAGGGCCAGAGACATTCAAGGGAAAGGTCCTTCACACGCTTGATTACTGCAAGCTCAACAACGAAGAAGCCACTCAACTCTTCAAAGGCAAAAACGTTGCCGTTGTTGGTTTCAAAAAGTCTGCCATTGATTTAGCGATGGAGTGCGCACTCGCTAACCAAG GATGCGAAGGACAAAGGTGCACAATGGTTGTAAGAACGGCGCATTGGACAGTTCCCCATTACTGGGTTTGGGGTTTGCCACTCTCCATCTTCTACACTAATCGATCTTCTCAGTTCCTCCATGAAAGACCAAACCAAGGATTCATCAAAACCCTTCTTACCCTCCTCCTCTCTCCAATG AGGCGAGGAATGTCAAAGTTCATTGAGTCGTACTTGCTGTGGAAACTTCCTCTGGAAAAGTATGGATTGATACCGGATCACTCATTTGACGAAGATTATGCATCGTGCCAGATGGCCATCTTACCTGAAAACTTCTTCTCTGAGGCTGAGAAAGGCAAGATCGCTTTCAAGAAAGCATCGTCCAAGTGGTGGTTCTGGGAGGGAGGAATCGAATTCGACGACAACACTAAGCTTGAGGCGGATGTGGTGGTTCTGGCAACCGGCTATGACGGAaagcagaagctcaagagcatCATGGAGGAGCCATTTCGAAGCTTGTTGGATTACCCTTCTGCTTCTGGTGTTATGCCTTTGTACAGGGGAACCATCCATCCATTGATTCCCAACATGGCTTTTCTTGGCTATGTTGAGAGCGTCGCCAACCTTCACTCTTCTGAGATACGCTCCCTCTGGCTTTCTGCATTGCTGGATCAAAAGTTCATGCTGCCCACTGTTCCCGACATGCTTGCGCATACCCTTGAGGAGGTCGAGGTTATGAAGAGGACATCTAGGTTCTATAAGAGGCACTGCATATCTACTTACAGCATCAACCACACCGATCAGATTTGCCATGATTTGGGCTGGACTTCTTGGAGGAAGAACAATTGGCTAGCCGAAGCTTTTTCCCATTATAGCAGTGAAGACTATCAGAACAAACATTGA
- the LOC130952942 gene encoding peroxiredoxin Q, chloroplastic-like, whose protein sequence is MKMASLTAPKHYSLPTFLRPQSPKYPSHYPLLSTSSASQFCGLKLSFSTPNANAASPLLLPSVFAKVSKGSKPPPFTLKDQDGKTVSLSKFKGKPVVVYFYPADETPGCTKQACAFRDSYEKFKKAGAEVVGISGDDPSSHKAFATKYRLPFTLLSDEGNKVRKQWGVPGDFFGALPGRETYVLDKNGVVQLVYNNQFQPEKHIDETLKLLQG, encoded by the exons ATGAAGATGGCTTCCCTGACTGCCCCAAAGCACTACTCCCTCCCAACCTTCCTCCGCCCTCAATCTCCCAAATACCCTTCTCACTATCCACTCCTTTCCACATCCTCTGCTTCTCAATTCTGTGGCCTCAAGCTATCTTTCTCCACTCCCAATGCCAATGCTGCTTCTCCGCTTCTACTTCCTTCCGTTTTTGCCAAG GTGAGTAAAGGTTCAAAGCCACCACCATTCACGCTCAAAGATCAAGATGGAAAGACCGTCAGCCTCTCCAAATTCAAAGGCAAACCTGTGGTTGTCTATTTCTACCCTGCAGACGAGACCCCTGGCTGCACCAAGCAGGCTTGTGCTTTCAGGGACTCCTACGAGAAGTTCAAGAAAGCAGGAGCCGAGGTTGTTGGAATCAGCGGCGACGATCCTTCCTCTCACAAGGCTTTTGCCACCAAGTACAGACTTCCATTCACTTTGTTGAGTGATGAGGGTAACAAAGTCAGGAAACAATGGGGAGTACCCGGTGATTTCTTTGGAGCATTGCCTGGCAGAGAGACCTATGTTCTTGACAAGAATGGTGTCGTTCAACTTGTTTACAACAACCAGTTCCAACCTGAAAAGCACATTGATGAGACCTTGAAACTACTTCAGGGTTAG
- the LOC130945144 gene encoding uncharacterized protein LOC130945144 → MMSLLEDSGNLEALTLNYFAINNLWTWLAVITAALSFWKIRVSANSPHLTDLHAVPQHPPHDHRDDPPSVPTLVFGDVDVDGPTKGKFTVYYEDDDDVARESHQELLTEWHGGCESEWWESWERLLKLRVGENQNGWYTWQDLTAINGNVVRLWDGEFPLKNRQHVHVW, encoded by the coding sequence ATGATGAGCCTGTTGGAAGATTCTGGAAATCTGGAAGCTCTAACTTTGAATTACTTTGCTATCAACAACTTATGGACATGGCTTGCCGTTATAACCGCTGCTCTAAGCTTCTGGAAGATTCGTGTCTCCGCTAACTCTCCTCACCTCACGGACCTTCACGCTGTCCCTCAGCACCCACCTCATGATCATCGTGATGACCCGCCGTCTGTCCCGACTCTTGTTTTTGGAGACGTTGACGTTGACGGACCCACAAAAGGGAAGTTTACCGTGTATTACGAGGACGATGATGACGTGGCACGCGAGAGCCACCAGGAGTTATTAACGGAGTGGCACGGCGGCTGCGAGTCGGAGTGGTGGGAGAGTTGGGAACGGTTGTTGAAGTTGAGAGTTGGAGAGAACCAGAACGGTTGGTACACGTGGCAGGATTTAACGGCGATTAACGGCAACGTTGTTAGATTATGGGACGGAGAGTTCCCGTTGAAGAACAGGCAACACGTTCATGTATGGTAA